A genomic segment from Xyrauchen texanus isolate HMW12.3.18 chromosome 21, RBS_HiC_50CHRs, whole genome shotgun sequence encodes:
- the vwa7 gene encoding von Willebrand factor A domain-containing protein 7: MMCEGVGIRSSSRPCALMLLMCFVPVCQAFLPNFWSRVLTMSWDSYTHQYMTEHAILNITMETLSRMMEHQQDIDNEALYTGLGRGFWHAVGEVASANAAMDFLSSTRSDPVYHFDSERVEGATEMLREFWSQTLLLTRTKEYQGARNSLGQLFHSLQDFYSHSNWVEMGQLAEYLHLLNPEEPALPLASEDIPTCAECYRFSCYNNLLEHMIVDETEHLLTTGYFSTFPLKPPGKCSHGGILDSSRHQGAEGGINKDSTSPLFSPHHYLHKEAAHLATTATLRVLQDLRDEVGPKSFLRLFSVQQPPALVFVMDTTGSMFEEITAARLRALSIIQAREKRRSTSLPGTFILVPFHDPDFGPVMETDKPHEFMQYMEDLTALGGGDEPEMCLSALQLALTHSPPLSEIFVFTNASPKDHHLQSSVQALILEKQTKVNFLLTEDPWLIIRGVRKRRRRETLSPDRFSLYSSLSSVSGGMTIFTTNKDIHRVSAIVEDTTTFGKVTLFHAEAELDSSNSFRVDKAVTNVMLHITGQLTLCELVSPSGARQFLPGSEGLLAKLDSSQGLYRISLLPPLQIGIWQLMIRSTGVVTFKALGDSSLDFLIYFAKEANETHPGLRKIEGSPIAGLPVFLVVVVTGLSHSEDSSFSHVALLGPKGECLQKVLLNSSSSHWSEEELVGHMDTVPRMPFSFCLSGKDGRGNLLERVSTEMIQPTHVQIQVFPPPHLLPGHTSVVLFEVFNHGPNRHFTFSADDDHGYLSHTDKPRDRFFIAEMGSVKREVEIRVPHNAQTARAITLTLTVQAEDSPDSNYAVIHLTVIPEKPDTTAPACSALYVQSACPSVCTQGVWKVSLVAKDRGHSGLASVQLAQGEGTLILSEMTSERRQDYFQYAHEETAEAVHLPFLQPQKDTSESMEFHSNQHIETEVEHGPQRLEGIQLVNGDPPLNISEWTKGKPVMMYYSSGCCAPQAELVLRDRAGNLIRCHIIASQQRALSDNNGAHSGTCPSWLVLMMWVLCYHLVLRVIYDLS; the protein is encoded by the exons ATGATGTGTGAAGGTGTGGGAATCAGGTCTTCATCCCGACCGTGTGCTCTGATGCTGCTCATGTGTTTTGTGCCAGTGTGTCAAGCTTTTTTGCCCAACTTCTGGTCTCGTGTACTGACAATGTCATGGGATTCATACACACATCAGTACATGACTGAGCACGCTATACTCAACATCACCATGGAAACCCTGAGCAGAATGATGGAGCATCAGCAAGATATAGATAATGAAGCTCTG TATACTGGATTAGGTCGGGGTTTTTGGCATGCTGTGGGTGAGGTAGCAAGCGCCAATGCTGCTATGGATTTTCTGAGCTCCACACGATCTGATCCAGTCTACCACTTTGATTCTGAGCGGGTGGAAGGAGCCACAGAGATGTTGCGAGAATTCTGGAGCCAGACGCTGCTGCTGACCAGGACTAAAGAGTACCAGGGGGCAAGAAATAGCTTAGGCCAGCTTTTCCACTCACTACAG GACTTCTACAGTCACAGTAACTGGGTTGAGATGGGTCAGCTTGCAGAATACCTTCACCTGTTGAATCCTGAAGAGCCTGCATTACCTCTGGCCTCAG AGGACATTCCTACGTGTGCAGAGTGTTACAGATTCAGCTGTTATAATAATCTGCTGGAGCATATGATAGTGGATGAGACAGAGCACCTACTAACCACTGGCTATTTCAGCACATTCCCACTCAAACCACCAG GCAAGTGCAGCCACGGTGGGATTCTGGACAGCAGTCGTCACCAAGGAGCTGAGGGAGGAATCAACAAGGACAGCACCTCTCCTCTGTTCTCCCCTCATCACTACCTCCATAAAGAGGCCGCTCATCTAGCTACCACGGCAACCCTCAGAGTGCTCCAAGACCTCCGTGATGAGGTGGGGCCCAAAAGCTTCCTCAG GCTCTTCAGTGTTCAGCAGCCCCCAGCACTGGTCTTTGTCATGGACACCACTGGAAGCATGTTTGAGGAGATCACAGCCGCCCGCCTCAGAGCCCTCTCCATCATACAAGCCAGAGAAAAGAGGCGCAGCACCAGTCTGCCTGGCACCTTTATTCTGGTGCCTTTCCATGATCCTG ATTTTGGGCCAGTGATGGAGACAGATAAACCTCATGAGTTCATGCAATACATGGAGGATTTGACAGCTCTTGGAGGTGGAGATGAACCAGAGATGTGTCTCTCTGCACTTCAG TTGGCTCTTACCCACAGCCCTCCTCTGTCAGAGATATTTGTATTCACGAATGCTTCTCCTAAAGATCACCATCTGCAGAGTTCAGTCCAAGCTCTCATTTTGGAGAAGCAAACAAAG GTGAACTTCCTGCTGACTGAAGATCCATGGCTCATAATAAGAGGGGTGAGAAAGAGGAGGAGAAGAGAAACTTTGTCTCCTGATAGATTCTCTCTATATTCTTCTCTGTCATCTGTGTCTGGAGGAATGACCATCTTCACAACAAACAAAGACATCCACAGAGTATCAGCCATTGTAGAAGACACAACTACTTTTGGCAAG GTGACTCTGTTTCATGCAGAGGCTGAGTTGGACTCATCAAACTCCTTTAGAGTGGACAAAGCTGTTACAAATGTGATGCTGCACATTACAGGCCAACTAACACTCTGTGAGCTTGTCAGCCCCTCAG GTGCTCGTCAGTTTCTTCCTGGTTCTGAAGGTCTGTTGGCAAAACTGGACTCATCTCAGGGTCTGTACAGAATAAGCCTTCTACCTCCTTTACAAATAGGCATATGGCAGCTCATGATCAGATCTACTGGAGTGGTAACATTCAAGGCCTTAG GTGACAGCAGCTTGGACTTCCTGATCTATTTTGCAAAAGAGGCCAATGAGACACATCCAGGACTGAGGAAAATTGAAGGCAGTCCAATAGCAG GACTCCCAGTGTTTTTAGTGGTTGTGGTGACAGGCCTTTCACATAGTGAGGATTCCTCATTCAGTCATGTGGCCCTGTTGGGGCCCAAAGGGGAGTGCCTGCAGAAGGTGTTGCTGAACTCCTCATCTTCTCACTGGTCTGAAGAGGAGTTAGTGGGCCACATGGACACAGTTCCCAGAATGCCATTCAGCTTTTGTCTCTCTGGGAAGGATGGAAGGGGGAACCTGCTCGAAAGAGTTTCCACTGAGATGATTCAACCAACACACGTACAGATTCAG GTCTTCCCTCCTCCACACCTTCTCCCAGGCCACACCTCTGTAGTGCTGTTTGAGGTATTCAATCACGGCCCCAATCGTCACTTCACTTTTTCAGCAGATGATGACCATGGGTACCTTTCCCACACAGACAAACCCAG GGATAGGTTTTTTATTGCTGAGATGGGCTCTGTGAAAAGGGAGGTAGAGATAAGGGTCCCTCATAATGCTCAAACGGCGAGGGCCATCACCCTGACCCTGACAGTCCAAGCGGAGGACTCACCAGACTCCAACTATGCTGTGATTCATCTGACAGTGATACCTGAG AAGCCTGACACAACTGCTCCAGCATGTTCTGCCCTATATGTGCAGTCTGCCTGTCCCTCTGTATGTACTCAGGGTGTCTGGAAAGTCTCACTGGTAGCAAAAGACAGAGGACACTCTGGACTGGCATCTGTACAGCTGGCACAAGGAGAAGGAACCCTCATCCTGTCTGAGATGACCTCGGAAAGACGTCAAGACTATTTCCAATATGCTCATGAAGAGACTGCAGAAGCAGTCCATCTCCCTTTTTTACAGCCACAGAAGGACACTTCAGAGTCCATGGAGTTTCACAGTAATCAGCATATTGAAACAGAAGTTGAACATGGACCTCAAAGGCTGGAGGGCATCCAGTTAGTCAATGGGGATCCTCCATTGAACATCAGTGAATGGACAAAGGGGAAGCCTGTAATGATGTACTATTCCTCAGGCTGCTGTGCCCCTCAggcagagctggtgttgagggacagAGCGGGTAACCTGATACGCTGTCATATCATAGCCAGCCAGCAGAGGGCGCTAAGCGATAACAACGGTGCACACAGCGGGACATGCCCATCATGGCTAGTTCTCATGATGTGGGTGCTGTGCTATCATTTAGTATTGAGAGTCATCTATGACCTCAGCTAA
- the LOC127661354 gene encoding uncharacterized protein LOC127661354 — MASMFLLAVISVSVFLQSQGQKIHEAKLYIHNTEVLEGGKLELTCSTFGYSVKSVYLYLCKNGKAIDSKKQRNQEDINFRIEGIQMEHSGNYSCVFSEEKLETTNVKGYGDNYIFINVIESLIRAQIRLLESEVTEGSDVNFMCTSSHTLNTNQSKNLNLAYLIKDGKAVEVSIWDKQKMKTTFTLRKVQMEDAGTYSCVLLLSILPHPGMRLYGSNEANLQITVASNSSSEEVKIVLVCSGIVLLLCLSLGILAMIRKRVIECPGFNSERSLENDMEIRETEMIYEDTGEIQNVVCNEQEWDEFSDSEEDPNKNEVLPIYDYMRDTYDNISTM; from the exons ATGGCTTCAATGTTTCTACTTGCAG tcaTCTCAGTAAGTGTATTCCTTCAGAGTCAAG GTCAAAAGATCCATGAAGCAAAACTTTACATTCATAATACAGAGGTACTCGAAGGTGGTAAACTGGAGCTTACATGCAGCACATTTGGTTATTCAGTAAAGTCAGTTTATTTATATCTGTGTAAAAATGGTAAAGCTATAGATTCAAAAAAACAACGCAATCAAGAAGACATCAACTTTAGAATAGAAGGAATACAAATGGAGCATTCAGGCAACTACAGCTGTGTGTTCTCAGAAGAGAAGTTGGAAACAACCAATGTAAAGGGATATGGTGATAATTACATCTTCATAAATGTGATCG AATCGTTGATTCGGGCACAGATACGTTTGCTTGAGTCTGAGGTAACAGAGGGAAGTGATGTTAACTTTATgtgtacatcatcacacactTTAAACACAAACCAGTCCAAGAATCTGAATTTGGCATATCTCATCAAAGACGGAAAGGCTGTTGAAGTCAGTATTTGGGACAAACAGAAGATGAAGACAACATTCACCCTCAGAAAGGTCCAGATGGAGGATGCTGGAACATACAGCTGTGTTTTGTTGTTAAGTATTCTTCCTCATCCTGGAATGAGACTCTATGGAAGTAATGAAGCCAATCTTCAGATAACTG TGGCGTCTAACAGCAGCTCTGAGGAAGTGAAAATTGTGCTTGTGTGTTCTGGCATAGTGTTGCTCCTCTGTCTGTCTCTGGGTATTTTGGCAATGATCCGAAAGAGAG TAATAGAATGCCCTGGATTCAATAGTGAAAG ATCTTTGGAAAATGACATGGAGATCAGAGAAACAGAAATGATATATGAAG ATACAGGTGAAATACAGAATGTGGTCTG CAACGAGCAAGAATGGGATGAGTTCTCTGACAGCG aggaagATCCGAATAAAAATGAG GTGCTGCCAATTTACGACTACATGAGAGACACTTACGACAACATTTCCACCATGTAA